A genomic window from Leptolyngbya sp. BL0902 includes:
- a CDS encoding Hsp20/alpha crystallin family protein: MIVRRYLDPISEINAIRRQINDVFGDFAAEVLPRADWAPAVRLLDQGDHFLLTAHVVGIEPEALNVQVTADTISLEGQRPEPTLPEDTKLLYDDVRYGQFQRVINLPEPIQNSLVTAEFNHGILTLTLPKVVESQTKVVKITLGAPTLEARQPEGEGTKA; this comes from the coding sequence ATGATCGTTCGTCGCTATCTCGATCCCATCTCTGAAATTAATGCCATTCGCCGTCAAATTAACGACGTCTTTGGTGACTTTGCTGCTGAAGTTTTGCCCAGGGCTGATTGGGCTCCGGCGGTACGTTTATTGGATCAAGGCGATCACTTTTTGCTGACGGCCCATGTGGTTGGTATTGAGCCTGAAGCCTTGAATGTGCAGGTGACGGCTGACACCATTTCCCTAGAAGGTCAGCGCCCTGAACCGACCTTGCCAGAGGATACCAAGCTGCTCTATGACGATGTGCGCTATGGGCAGTTCCAGCGGGTCATTAACCTGCCGGAACCCATTCAAAATAGCCTGGTAACTGCCGAATTTAACCATGGCATCCTGACGCTGACCCTGCCTAAAGTAGTGGAATCCCAAACCAAGGTTGTGAAAATTACCTTGGGTGCTCCTACCCTAGAGGCCCGTCAGCCAGAAGGTGAGGGAACCAAAGCCTAG